From Peromyscus maniculatus bairdii isolate BWxNUB_F1_BW_parent chromosome 8, HU_Pman_BW_mat_3.1, whole genome shotgun sequence, a single genomic window includes:
- the Nudt16l1 gene encoding tudor-interacting repair regulator protein isoform X2 → MLSVPPSGDLASTRCFLGIVVFSSEGEVSCAAWRVANSTLSPGAPVCSVFSPRLSGLVGAGPCTWMHADWACVSWAGSRMLIWAVGLERIKMSTTTVPELKQISREEAMRLGPGWSHSCHAMLYAANPGQLFGRIPMRFSVLMQMRFDGLLGFPGGFVDRRFWSLEDGLNRVLGLGLGGLRLTEADYLSSHLTEGPQRVVAHLYARQLTLEQLHAVEISAVHSRDHGLEVLGLVRVPLYTQKDRVGGFPNFLSNAFVSTAKYQLLFALKVLNMMPSEKLAEALASATEKQKKALEKLLPASS, encoded by the exons ATGCTCAGTGTACCTCCCTCTGGTGACCTGGCTTCCACGCGGTGTTTCTTGGGAATTGTAGTTTTCTCGTCTGAGGGTGAGGTCTCCTGTGCAGCTTGGAGGGTGGCGAACTCCACCCTCTCGCCAGGGGCTCCCGTCTGCTCTGTGTTCAGCCCCAGGCTTTCAGGATTGGTGGGGGCGGGCCCATGCACGTGGATGCACGCGGATTGGGCCTGTGTGTCGTGGGCGGGGTCGCGCATGCTCATTTGGGCGGTGGGCCTGGAGCGTATCAAGATGTCGACCACGACGGTTCCGGAGCTGAAGCAGATCAGCCGGGAGGAAGCAATGCGCTTGGGGCCCGGCTGGAGCCACTCGTGCCACGCCATGTTGTATGCCGCTAACCCCGGGCAGCTCTTCGGTCGTATTCCCATGCGATTCTCAGTGCTG ATGCAGATGCGCTTCGACGGGCTGCTGGGCTTCCCTGGGGGGTTTGTGGACCGGCGCTTCTGGTCGCTGGAGGATGGCTTGAACCGGgtgctgggcctgggcctgggcggCCTGCGCCTCACCGAAGCCGACTACCTGAGCTCACACCTGACTGAGGGTCCACAACGCGTGGTGGCACATCTGTATGCACGGCAGCTGACACTGGAGCAGCTGCATGCTGTGGAGATCAGCGCTGTGCACTCACGGGACCACGGCCTGGAG GTGCTGGGCCTGGTACGTGTCCCGCTGTACACACAGAAGGATCGAGTAGGAGGCTTTCCTAACTTCCTGAGCAATGCCTTCGTCAGCACTGCCAAGTACCAGCTCCTGTTTGCCCTTAAGGTACTCAACATGATGCCTTCGGAAAAGCTGGCTGAGGCCTTGGCCTCagccacagagaaacagaagaaggccCTAGAAAAGCTGCTCCCGGCCTCATCCTGA
- the Nudt16l1 gene encoding tudor-interacting repair regulator protein isoform X1 gives MLSVPPSGDLASTRCFLGIVVFSSEGEVSCAAWRVANSTLSPGAPVCSVFSPRLSGLVGAGPCTWMHADWACVSWAGSRMLIWAVGLERIKMSTTTVPELKQISREEAMRLGPGWSHSCHAMLYAANPGQLFGRIPMRFSVLMQMRFDGLLGFPGGFVDRRFWSLEDGLNRVLGLGLGGLRLTEADYLSSHLTEGPQRVVAHLYARQLTLEQLHAVEISAVHSRDHGLEVGPPPGARPHSHS, from the exons ATGCTCAGTGTACCTCCCTCTGGTGACCTGGCTTCCACGCGGTGTTTCTTGGGAATTGTAGTTTTCTCGTCTGAGGGTGAGGTCTCCTGTGCAGCTTGGAGGGTGGCGAACTCCACCCTCTCGCCAGGGGCTCCCGTCTGCTCTGTGTTCAGCCCCAGGCTTTCAGGATTGGTGGGGGCGGGCCCATGCACGTGGATGCACGCGGATTGGGCCTGTGTGTCGTGGGCGGGGTCGCGCATGCTCATTTGGGCGGTGGGCCTGGAGCGTATCAAGATGTCGACCACGACGGTTCCGGAGCTGAAGCAGATCAGCCGGGAGGAAGCAATGCGCTTGGGGCCCGGCTGGAGCCACTCGTGCCACGCCATGTTGTATGCCGCTAACCCCGGGCAGCTCTTCGGTCGTATTCCCATGCGATTCTCAGTGCTG ATGCAGATGCGCTTCGACGGGCTGCTGGGCTTCCCTGGGGGGTTTGTGGACCGGCGCTTCTGGTCGCTGGAGGATGGCTTGAACCGGgtgctgggcctgggcctgggcggCCTGCGCCTCACCGAAGCCGACTACCTGAGCTCACACCTGACTGAGGGTCCACAACGCGTGGTGGCACATCTGTATGCACGGCAGCTGACACTGGAGCAGCTGCATGCTGTGGAGATCAGCGCTGTGCACTCACGGGACCACGGCCTGGAGGTGGGACCACCGCCTGGGGCCCGCCCCCATTCCCACTCCTGA